One region of Drosophila subobscura isolate 14011-0131.10 chromosome J, UCBerk_Dsub_1.0, whole genome shotgun sequence genomic DNA includes:
- the LOC117893985 gene encoding POU domain, class 3, transcription factor 2, which yields MFYYCCCRQQFVVILVCLLYILLVLVFFVNVFLADRNMHTHLMMKNAGHHGHGHGGGGGGGLGAGAGPPVGGHHNPYDMHGYPHYNNYHPQMDPKQQQQQELLRKTPPNPNQQQPEQDIYSYFNHVFRRRRR from the coding sequence ATGTTctactactgctgctgccgccagcaGTTTGTGGTGATCCTCGTCTGCCTGCTCTACATCCTCCTTGTGCTCGTGTTCTTTGTGAATGTGTTTCTCGCCGATCGGAATATGCACACGCATCTCATGATGAAGAATGCGGGCCAccacggacatggacacggcggcggcggcggaggaggactCGGAGCGGGCGCAGGTCCGCCTGTGGGAGGACACCACAATCCCTACGACATGCATGGCTATCCGCACTACAACAACTACCATCCGCAAATGGatccaaagcagcagcagcagcaggagctgctacGCAAGACACCGCCCAATccgaaccagcagcagcccgagcAGGACATTTACTCGTATTTCAATCACGTATTCAGGCGGCGACGTcgatga
- the LOC117893968 gene encoding coiled-coil domain-containing protein 13, which yields MDTLPDTLAQEQPIKPRRRAPVDCAVVVATTAVKPKGTKTEGSKRLKKKLELFENENESLTKAISDKNKEIVALKRSVDSLNDVLNSVPIDELRCNSSIAGTKILELSKKNRQMRAELEQVKNRMEKKDQLIVKMEREAKANEEKIQQHQELLKKVNSAEELQAKLTAMQQKLFESRNRNTELQNQLKLAQKCLQHEIGESCNINLLANNLNQANWRGRAQQILNLQQKVQELRARVEYYEERMSDRSEYAPIAVGSDLDCVSASAHSRGNSVSAECLGGGATFDRFTPGVRKSEILHQAKVEALEKHIMDLQTQLEEQRNRTLALKVRNKTLNEEVAKYKTRSSELEEQTDYNGISISTMGEKLDRQRYQYEQRLDDMRTDLSRMTDERDGARRQLDELSGMYLELETLLKEKEVSITSLQEMVKKLEMDLRALSGGFLFSCREFRKEEFVGILDALEVEKNQLMLLTKSLNERLSVERTKNEGVQEQNAKLKARISRMDAKIREMEKELDIQSDKKKRTQRMAEYASSLSRTSLNGSIGSFCFDNQSHYQSASTLNSNNSTEPKTEDLKNQLELAQEKIAMLSEKLDYVTEEKIADAKFFEETMQNSKTIILETIMSAHEGTISVGDVTTAAAAQKQLPGLPEPPTSESL from the exons ATGGATACGCTACCCGATACGCTGGCCCAGGAGCAACCCATCAAGCCGCGTCGCCGTGCCCCAGTTGACTGCgctgtggtggtggccacAACGGCCGTGAAGCCCAAAGGCACCAAAACGGAAGGATCCAAGAGATTGAAGAAGAAATTGGAGCTGTTCGAGAACGAGAATGAGTCGCTGACCAAGGCCATCAGCGACAAGAACAAGGAGATTGTGGCACTGAAGAGATCCGTGGACTCACTCAACGATGTCCTCAATTCGGTGCCCATTGACGAGCTGCGCTGCAACTCCTCGATAGCCGGCACCAAGATCCTCGAGCTGAGCAAAAAGAACCGCCAGATGCGCGCCGAGTTGGAGCAGGTGAAGAATCGCATGGAGAAGAAGGATCAGCTGATCGTCAAGATGGAGCGCGAGGCCAAGGCCAACGAGGAGAAGATCCAACAGCACCAGGAGCTGCTCAAGAAAGTAAACTCagcggaggagctgcaggcaaAGCTGACGGCCATGCAGCAGAAGCTCTTCGAGTCGCGCAACAGAAACACGGAGCTGCAGAACCAACTGAAACTCGCACAAAAGTGCCTGCAGCATGAGATCGGGGAGAGCTGCAACATCAACTTGCTGGCCAATAATCTCAATCAGGCCAATTGGCGCGGGCGGGCCCAGCAGATACTCAATCTGCAGCAGAAGGTGCAGGAGCTGCGTGCCCGCGTGGAGTACTACGAGGAGCGCATGTCCGATCGCTCCGAATATGCGCCCATTGCTGTGGGCTCGGATTTGGattgtgtctctgcctctgcccattCGCGGGGAAACAGCGTCTCTGCAGAGTGTCTGGGCGGCGGTGCCACCTTTGACCGCTTCACGCCTGGCGTGCGCAAGAGTGAGATCCTGCACCAGGCCAAGGTGGAGGCACTGGAGAAGCACATCATGGACCTGCAGacgcagctggaggagcagcgcaaCCGCACGCTGGCCCTCAAGGTGCGCAACAAGACGCTGAACGAGGAGGTGGCCAAGTACAAGACGCGCTCCTcagagctggaggagcagacCGACTACAatggcatcagcatcagcaccatgGGCGAGAAGCTCGATCGCCAGCGCTATCAGTACGAGCAGCGGCTGGATGACATGCGCACGGATCTCTCACGCATGACGGACGAGCGCGATGGAGCCAGACGACAGCTGGACGAGTTGAGCGGCATGTatctggagctggagacgTTACTCAAAGAGAAGGAAGTGTCCATCACGAGTCTCCAGGAAATGGTGAAGAAGCTGGAAATGGATTTGCGTGCACTCTCCGGTGGGTTCCTCTTCTCGTGCCGCGAGTTTCGCAAG GAAGAATTTGTGGGCATTCTGGATGCCCTGGAGGTGGAGAAGAATCAGCTAATGCTCCTCACCAAGAGCCTCAACGAGCGACTCTCCGTGGAGCGCACCAAGAACGAGGGCGTACAGGAGCAGAATGCCAAGTTGAAGGCTCGCATCAGCCGCATGGATGCAAAGATtcgggaaatggaaaaggaactGGACATCCAGTCCGATAAGAAGAAGCGCACACAGCGAATGGCCGAGTATGCCAGCTCGCTGAGTCGCACTTCTCTTAACGGATCCATTGGATCGTTCTGTTTCGACAATCAATCCCACTATCAATCGGCCAGCACtctgaacagcaacaactccaCGGAGCCTAAAACAGAGGATCTCAAAAATCA ATTGGAGCTTGCCCAAGAGAAGATAGCCATGTTGTCGGAGAAACTCGATTATGTCACCGAGGAGAAGATCGCAGATGCCAAATTCTTTGAGGAGACCATGCAGAACTCCAAGACCATCATTCTGGAGACCATAATGAGCGCGCATGAGGGCACCATCTCTGTTGGTGAtgtgacaacagcagcagcagcacagaaacagctgcctggcctgcctgaGCCACCCACCAGCGAGAGCCTCTGA
- the LOC117893984 gene encoding coatomer subunit zeta-1 has product MDGFMMDIIKGMCIMDNDGNRILAKYYDKNILSTLKEQKAFEKNLFNKTHRSNTEIIMLDGLTCVYKSNVDLFFYVMGSAYENELILLSVLNCLYDSISLILKKNVEKRLVLENLEIIMLAFDEICDGGIILDADPSSVVKRVDLRNDDIPIAEQTVAQVLQSAREQLKWSILK; this is encoded by the exons ATGGACGGATTTATGATG GACATTATCAAGGGCATGTGCATCATGGACAATGACGGCAACCGCATTCTGGCCAAATACTACGACAAAAACATTCTGTCCACGTTGAAGGAGCAGAAGGCTTTCGAAAAGAATCTGTTCAACAAGACGCACCGCTCCAACACAGAGATCATCATGCTGGACGGCCTCACCTGTGTATACAAGAGCAACGTGGATTTGTTCTTCTATGTGATGGGCAGCGCCTACGAGAATGAGCTCATTCTGCTGTCGGTGCTGAATTGTTTGTACGACTCCATCAGCCTCATTCTGAAGAAGAATGTGGAGAAGCGCCTTGTGCTGGAGAATCTGGAGATTATAATGCTGGCCTTTGATGAGATTTGTGATGGAGG catAATTCTGGATGCGGATCCCTCGTCGGTGGTGAAACGCGTCGATCTGCGCAACGATGATATTCCCATTGCCGAACAGACCGTTGCTCAG GTACTGCAATCGGCGCGCGAGCAACTCAAATGGTCCATACTGAAGTAG